TAAGAAAGAAATTACAGCTTATTGACCAACAAGTTTTTGCAGAAATTACAGCTTATTGACCAACAAGTTTTTGCAGAAAGTACAGCTTATTGACCAACAGTTTTTGCGTTGATTGCCCTTCATAtggactagtctttaatttttgtccctcaaatagctggtctttaattttttcctatacttctcatttaatgaaaattgtgGACCAAAACAACCTTATTCGTTGGTCTACAAAACCAGacattctgggttcgaaccccagcagaGTAAAAGAAAAAACAATTTCGAAAGGCAAAGTTTCGtagaaactatgcctattcggaCAAAGTTACATAGAAATTATGTCTTATCCggcatagttctgtagaaattaagttatccggCATAAGTTTATAGAAATTATGGCTATCTGGGCAAAGTTACATAGAAGCTATGCCTATTTGGGCAAagtacatagaaactatgcctatttGGGCAAAGTTATATAGAAATTATGCCTTGTCCAGTatagttctgtagaaattaagttatcctacagaactatgcctgaaaaggcatagtttctatgagaTCTGGCCTTGCAaaattattgttatttttttactctgctggagTCTGAACCCTGAATGTCAGGATTATTTTGGCCACTTTTTATTACTTAAATGCCGAAagacaaaaactaaagaccagcgattgagggacaaaaattaaagaccaccccaagacAGGGACAATCGTGCGAATTGCCCCAAAATATGCCATTTAGATATTAATATCTTGACAAATTACTTATTCTAAATCGACATAACTCGATTGTTAAACATTAGTATCGGTTTAACTTACCTCTTCAAGGTtaacgtctctctctctctctcttttgaaAAATGTTAAtgtctttctttctttattttctcAAAATATCAAAATACTGTACCGCTCTTTCTATAAATCACATAATGGTTTATTTTTCAGATCATCAATTCCTTAATTATGAATTGTTACATGTAGTTACTTCTAAGTGACCTGATTGTAAATATATTTTGCAACGTACGTATTCTATAATAGTCAAAATTTGTTCAATCGGTTGTTTAAGTACATTGGAGACTGGAATAACTAGAGTGGTGCATCGACTGCAAACAACAAGCCTTTTTATATAAATCAGAAACAAGAATACGTATAAGTttacattccaaacaatattttCTGGGTGAAGCAACAGACCAATATAAATGGTTGTCAACTCTGATCAGCTAAGTTTAATTGAGCAGTTTGGGATTCTCTTGATTGTAGCGTTTCTTCATGGACCAAATGGATAGTTTCTATAGGTTGGGTTGCTCTCAACTCAGTAGAATTCTCAGTACTTGCATGCACAACTTCTTCTTGGCTCTCTCTCAAATCATTACTTGTTTCACTAATCTTCACATAGACTTCACTAGTAATTTGGCCATCTATTGAACCAATTCCACTCAATTGCTCACTGTTTTGGGCTGTACTCCCTGTATGATTTGCTATCGTCTCAAAGCTTGAACTGTTGATGGGATTGTCACTCTCTGGTGCAAATATCGTCTCTGCTAATTCAGCCGTTTCCCCGTTTAATTCCTGCCTACCACTTTCACTGTAGCGGCTACTTTCTCCACCAGATATCGAGCCACCAGCAGTAGCTCTGCAAATTGGACAAATGGAGGTTTTCAAGAGCCACAAGTCTATGCATTCAGCATGAAAACTGTGACTGCACAGAGGCAACAATCTGCACTTTTCACCCACCTTGAGATTATCCAAACAAACTGCACATTCAATTCGACTAGTTCCTTTATTTTTGGACTGAAAAGCATAGGAAGGGAGCTTTTCTATATCCTCATGGGACATGCTGTTGCTAGGTAAACTGCCTCTTTCCAGCATGTTAGTGGTTCCAATTCCTCTTCTGTAAGCTCTCCCAACGATACAGACATGAATCACGATCAGAGTTCCTATCCCCACAAACAGCAATAGCATTGATATCGCGATCATCATGATTACAACCTGCCTAGCTATGCCCAACACATAGTAATCCATCTCAACTTTTGCTCCATCTATAAAACAAGTCAAGATTGGCTCCTTAGGTTTAAGAAAAATGAAGTTTGAACATTCTTAAAGATGCTAAAGATTGCAACTGCTGGAATGTATGGTTCTGATTTTATGCAGAAAAATCTACTTCAGAGGGCATAAGTAGTAAACAACTGGAGGCACATGTTCTGTGGGGTTTAAGTTTATTTCACTTGTGGAGTTGGTGGAGAGCATAGAAACATTGTAGTTGTTGTACTATATTAAAGTATTCATAAAGGTGCAGACAGCAGAAACTTATCTATTTATCATATTCCTATCATTTCTCCTCATTAGGTCATTTATTTGGACAGTGAATGACTACGGAAGCCTACATTCAACGTCTTTGTCGAGATGTAATGGATTTGGCCAATTAGCTTTTTTTCGTAAAGGTATTGTTCTCTGCACTTATCTATTTGTAGTTTTGTACCTAAGTAAGTTGACCAACTCACAGTGGGAAGCGAAAGGTTTTGCACAAGCAGGAGATTTTTTTTCAAGAAGAGCAAAACTGCATCAGATCAGTAACCAACAATTAAATTGAGCAGCAGATGAAATGTTACAATAATATGAAGAGTATATTTACAATATCATGAATAATAATCTAGAATGGAGCTTTTTTCTAAACCAAGTGTTGACGCTGCTCTGTTACTCTAGAGGAACAAACTGGTAGCTAACACTCTTGGGCACGATTATACAAATCTCCTCAAATTTGATATGATGAATCGTCTATAGCCATTGAAATGGCAAACAAACAATAGTAAGCAAAATTACATCTATGTTCCGTAGTATGCATCTGCCAATATCTACACTAGGTTTTATAGCTCCACCACCTGGTTTAACTTGACTTCTAAGCACCTCACACCTTTGATGGTATTTACAAGTATGTAAGAATACAGGGAAAACATGCTCACTAGAACTCGTTACTTCAATAATATGTGTGAACGAAAAACAAGACACTACCGGGCAACATTTATCACTTGAAGAACAGCTTGAGCACTTAAAGGTGAGAGCTTCAATTGACAGAAATGCTCCCAGGAAATTGTTTGGGGGTCTTCACTCACTTCTGTTGGCGTCATATCAAGTGTTTTCTCGTAGACATTTTGCAGTTCTAACAATAGAGCACGAGCAGCCTCCCTTGATTCAGGGAGTTGGTCACTGAGTTGAGATGCAGCAAGTTGGTGTGGGGTCCAACCCCTATTTTGAGAAAGAAAACATCTCCCTTATTTTAGcgaagaaaacacttcccttgttttaaggaagaaaacacttCTCTTGTTTTGAgaaagaaaacatcttccttgtctttggtAAATTGTCAAGTGTTTGCTTGAGTCattaatgacatcaataggttcatttcatccctataaatagggaagtctTCTATCATTTGAAGATATAGACCAAAATCATTTGCtagacacaccaaaatctcagacaatacatctgagtgagggcaaagtgaggtattccatagactgtgtaagaaaatagtctgtgaagaaaaatagagtgtgagtgatattatagagaggtgggaaaatcaaaagagtgtttttattttgagggtgtagtggttttaggagtatttatactcgttactacacagtgtaaaattccttactatagtgatatcagctgctcctcttggccgtgattTTTCCCTTATTcggaagggtttccacgtaaaatcttgatgtcattattgctgcattttattcttgctgatttaaccataagttagtgttccgcatttttcactaataccgtgaatattatttttgcgggtctattttattcccaacaagtggtatcagagccaaggttttgtctgagtatgctctgtggttgcagtacagtctgaacttccacatcagaaaagaattactttggtcttcgaataaaatagtatgtgtatttgtgataaacgatggaagacaacactagtagaatggttactttgagtggcgtaaattatgtcatttggaagggcaaaatggaagatttgctttatgtcaagaattttcatcaacctgtctttgccaataaaaagcctgataataaatcagatgaagagtggaatttgttgcatcggcaggtttgcggctttattagacagtagGTTGACGATattgtgttgaaccatatttctggggagacacatgctcggaccctatgggaacatcttgaaagtttgtatgctcggaaaactggtaacaacaagatgtttttgataaagcaaatgctgggtttaaaataccacgatggttccgcaatgacagatcatctgaatatttttcaggggataaTGAACTAGTTATCCgctatgggcattaattttgatgaagaaattcaaggcttgtttctacttggttccctaccagattcttgggaaattattagaacttcattatcaaattctgctccgaatggtgtgatctctatggatcttgccaagagcagtcttttaaatgaagagatgagaagaaaatcccaaggttcctcctcatcagatgtcttggtgactgacactagggggagaggcaagaatcgtgattctcaaaatagagaacatcatagaagcaaatccagaagcagacttaaagatattgagtgctatcattgcgggaaaaaagggcacacaaagaagttctgccggattttgaaaaaggagaataaaaataaggaggaaaagaaagaagatggcaatcgagttgccgctgtcactacagaagatcttgttaccgtccttgatgcggatctgataaatattgcttgtgatgagtcaagctgggttgtggacagtggtgccgcatctcatgtgacatcaaggaaggaatttttctcatcctatactccaggtgactttggaactttgagtatggtaatgagactgtatctagggtggctggtgttggaacgatttgtttgaaaactagtattggaactaaactagttttaaacaatgtaaagcatgcacctgatgttcgtttgcacttgatctatgttggtgttttggataatgatggatatgtcagtaccaatggtgctggaaagtggaagcttactaaaggttccatgattgtggctcgtggcgaaaagcgtcgtggtctatacaGGATTACGGCCTCTacttgtgttgatatggtgaatgcagttgagagcaatagctcttcaacattatggcataagaggcttagccacattagcgagaaaggactaaatgttctagCCAAAAAGAAATTGTTGTCAAATTttgaaagtgctaaattagaaaagtgtgagcactgcttggctggaaaacaaaatagagtttctttcaagtctcatcttCCTTCAaaaaagacagagttgcttgagttggtgcattcagatttatgtggtccaatgaagacaaggactttgggtggtgcactttattttgttacttttattgatgattgctcaaggaaactttgggtctacgtcttgaagactaaagaccaagtgttgggtgtctttaagcagtttcaggcttcagttgaaagagaaactggaaagaagttaaagtgtattcgtactgataacggtggtgaatatagtggaccgtttgacgaatactgcaagcaacagggtatcagacaccagaagactcctcctaagactcctcagcttaatggtttagcaaagaggatgaacaggaccttgatgaaaagagttagatgtttgctttctgaagcaaagttgctgaattccttttggggtgaggcattgttgaccgccgcacatgttattaatctatcccctgcggttgctttgcaaagtgatgttccaaacaaagtgtggtatggcaaggatgtttcctatgaccacttgaaagtgtttggttgcaaagcttttgtacatgtgcctaaagatgagaggtcaaaattaactgccaagacaaggcagtgcatctttaTTGATTATGGCCTTGaggagtttggttacaggctatatgatccaattgagaagaagatTGTGAGTAGCAGTGATGTTATCTtcgtggaggatcaaaccattgaagatattaacaaagcggagaagataaaatcttcaagttctgaagggtTAGTCCCTCATACAAATAttgatgaagttggtgggctcaatgacgatggtgatgcccagaatca
Above is a genomic segment from Lycium barbarum isolate Lr01 chromosome 12, ASM1917538v2, whole genome shotgun sequence containing:
- the LOC132624377 gene encoding RING-H2 finger protein ATL34-like, translating into MDYYVLGIARQVVIMMIAISMLLLFVGIGTLIVIHVCIVGRAYRRGIGTTNMLERGSLPSNSMSHEDIEKLPSYAFQSKNKGTSRIECAVCLDNLKVGEKCRLLPLCSHSFHAECIDLWLLKTSICPICRATAGGSISGGESSRYSESGRQELNGETAELAETIFAPESDNPINSSSFETIANHTGSTAQNSEQLSGIGSIDGQITSEVYVKISETSNDLRESQEEVVHASTENSTELRATQPIETIHLVHEETLQSRESQTAQLNLADQS